A stretch of DNA from Acomys russatus chromosome 4, mAcoRus1.1, whole genome shotgun sequence:
CAAGCAGGTGGTCCTCTCCATTTCCACCGTGATGTGAAATTCCAAGTGGTTTGTCACCTTTGGATAGTGAGGGGAAGAAAATGGTGAATAACCTCTTCTCACCACTGTGGCTTCTATATGGGAGGTGGGTACAGCTTTATATCTTGATCCATGGCAAAGGGCCCAATCTAGCACAGTTGTGGGatccttgctttccttcctgtctgaCTCCAGGCCTCTTATAGTCATTCATTGAGACATCATGAAGACCACCAGAAAAACccatctttctctgtagcctcagACAGCCCCTTGACAGCATTGAAAAGGCTAATTGTTCCAGACAGGCTGTGGCCAGGTTTTCTGTGACTTTCTAGATTGACACAGGTTAATCTCTGTAGGCCATATGTCCTATGCTGTAAGTTTTTAAAACTGATGGCAACAGCATGGAAGTCCCAGGAGGACATAGCACAGCTAGCTCCAGCATCACTGCTTTAAAAGACACACAGCCAGACCAGTTATCCCTGAGTGTGCAATTTCTTGGTTCCCATGAAAGACAGATTAATCCACTCTAGTGAATGCACACTTCTCTTCTTAAAACAGCTGCTTTCAGTTAGGaaatggtagcacatacctgtaatcacagtactGTGGAGGTTGGGGCAGGAAAGCTACAACGTTGAGGCCAACCTAGTTAGTACAGTGAGATACTAGGAAAACAAAATCCTGGGTCCCTCTGtggagaggagacaggggaaCCACTCACCTGCCTCTCAATCTTTAGGATGCGGAGGATCCTGAAGTTGTACAAATCTTCACTTTCTTTGTTGTATTCCTCTGTGACATACTCTAAGGTTTCCTTCACGTAAGCCTCCATTGCACTTACTTCTTTGATActtataaatgtttttctttttccttggtaGCTGAAGGCCACCAGGGCCACAGAATGGCTAACAGGAGCTGCGGTGCCTTCCAGATTTGGCCATCATTCTACACTTGGAGAGGATTGAGAGAGCTTCCTCCTTCACCTGTTAGGTCATACTGGCCACAAGCTTGGCCCTGGGTCAGACTTAAGAGAAGCGAGTAATGACACCCACAGCCCTCTTGTCTGTCTGCCTTCTCTATCAGCCTCTAACCTAGGGACACTTTGCAATGACTGGCAAGCTCACTCCTACTCTTAATCTTTTGCATTAGATCATGGTTCTCTCCCTTGCCCCCCtcctactcttcctcctcctcctcctcctccttcttcttctttcttctctcatctctctctctcctctctctctctcctctctctctctctctctctcctctctctctcaacacacacaccacacacaacacgtTTTTATACTTTCTGCCAGCTGCCTCCTTCAGCAACGCACACTCTCTGGACTGCTACTCCCCTCACAGGAAGCTGAGCCAATGGCCTCTTCCCACTGAGCTTATACTGTGAGGGGCCACAGAACACTTTAGGGATGAAGGATATTGGATTTCAGGAAGTATAGCACAGCCAGCAGGACTGTGGGAAGGAGAAGCTCATGAGGAGGGACTGGCTTTGGGAATCCCTCTTCTTGGCCTGGATCTTGGATGTTGGTTCCAGACAATATGTCAAAGAGcaggggactaggaggagagaggaagcagggATCCAGAGGACCTCACTTTGGAAAACTGGTGACACCTGAGTATGGCTGGCTCCGTGTTCTAGAGGTGTGTAGGAGGTTTCCTGCCTGGCACGTTAGGTTTCATCAAGATAAGAACCCCAAAGAAGCCCAGTTTGTTATCAAAGGCCAAAGTCATAGGCATGGCGGTTGACAGGATGCTGTCCTCTGTGTGGTGCCAGCTTGAGAGATGTTAGGAGGAGGCCTGTGAGGCAGTGGTAAATTCCCAGTGGCAAACCTTTATCAATAATAAACAGGATGGTtcataacagaagaaaaattacagttataaagcaacaacaaaaatcgcTTTTTGGTTAGGGACGGGTCAACataacaggaggaactgtattaaatatCACTGCTATAGGGTATTATTCAGAAGGATACAATACCAAGATAGGTAGTGAAAGCTCTTagggcagaggtgtgtgtgtatatatacctgTGCTCACACCGGTATGCAAATTGATACAAGCATTTGCATTCACACCTCTGCCCTAGGCATACATTCCTACTGACACATGCGTCtatatacagacacactcacctcCATCCCTACCCTGAGTACATGTTGCATTTGACCATTGTTGTAGCTATTTGCTCTGAATTGGAACATCCTCTTCTTAATGGAGGAGGCTCATTAAACCAAGGAAGCAATAAAGACTTAGAAGTCTCAGGAAGTTCTTGCAGTACCTCCCCAAGGCTAGACAAGGaataactggggggggggggaaggtccTCCTAGCCTTGCTGCCTATGAGTTGTTCAAATAGCTGTAAAAGTTTCCTGAGTCATTGCCTATTCTTGAGCAGGATTTTCAGGGGTGAAGTTGCCTTTAAGTCACCCATGCGTCTACAGTAACCCCTCACTCATGCTTCCGAAGATAATTCCAATACAGTCACTGGTTCACAAAACCAAGAGGTGAGCTGAAACCAAGATGCCTTTCTTCAGCCACACATCACTGCTACCTCATCTGAGGCCCCACTTGGTGTGAGTCCTTCTCATAGGGAAGAGTCCGGGCTCTCGGACTCACACCAGCAAATCCCCATGCCTACTCGGCGTCTTTTGAAGAGCAATCTCTTGATATCTTCGCCACTAAGAGTGCTTGCTAAgtaggagagaggggaagtgAAAGGAGGAACCTCACTTGACATCCCTGCTGTCTTTGTTGTGTTGCAGAGGAGATCTGTCTGGCCTTTGGCTCTGCTTGATTGATTAGCCAGAGGTCTCACTAACAAGGTTGATGTCATAATGAGAATGCCTGGTAGAAGAGTTCGATCATGGCATGGCAGATAAGAGGCAGagtgagacagacaggaaggggcTTTGAGTCCCATCACCCCTTCAAGGACCTGCCTGCTGTGATCCAACTTCCATCGGTTGTAACACTTAAGGGCTTTATAACCTCCCAGGAGCTCCACAGGCTGGGACCATACATGAGCCTTCAGGGAGGGGCATTAAAGTCCAACTTGTACACTATATTTCTTCCTCATGTGGGTCTACATCTGTGGAGATGGTGGCTTCTCTTCCTTCATGCCACATGTGTCCCCTACCACAtcaaccatgttttttttttttttttaaagacctttctgttacacctaggagaggaagaaatggggatCTGGCTCCAGTTCTAGTGCTCCTGGACTTGGCAGAAATGCAAAGCTTTCATCTTTTCAGTGGCCTCCCAGTTCTCTTCCGCCCTCACTGCTAGGATCCAGTCCTCTGGTGTGCTCTTGGCTGATGCATGAATTTCCTATGACGATGATCTCTCAAGTACAAACCACAGCTTATTACATCAAAGTAAGTTTGCCATCTCCTAAAAGCCAATCTCCAACCCCTAATTCCCTCATTACTTCTCtgactctccatctctctctcatgAGGACCCTAGTGACTGCACGGTACCTACCACTGAGGCGATCTCCCATCTCAAGATCCCTTCTTTATGGCTCCCAAGTCTCTTTTGCACATAAGCAGTGTGTTCACAGGTTTGAAAGCTTGGACTGGGCAGCTTGGGTCAGGACACTACTCTGTCATAGCTGCACTGATGATTTGACCTCTGCTGCTTGGGATCACTCCTTCATTCTGTGAatcctctggttttttttttggactggGATTTTGGTGTCTCTTATCCTCTAGGATGACTGCGATCCAGCTTTTTCTTGGATGTCTGGCCttccaagaagaaaaggaaagagctggagaggaTTGAATTTTAATGTTCCCTTGTTCTCCAGCCTCTGGCCATTTCACTTTCTAAACATTAGCAAGCAATGTAGGTGGCTTTTCCACCTACCATGAAAAGCTTGAGTTCATCTCTGGCACCCGTACTGATACCTGTTTTCATAAATAACAAAGACTCCATTGTAGCATTCAGTAGAATGTTTATGCTCAAGGTTAGAGGGACTTGCCTAATGTCTGAAGCTACAAGTTTGGGGTTGGTCTGCTACCTACGGACCTGTCGCTTCTGGTAGATGAATGTGTAGGAGGCTCAACTAGTCTGTGTCTAAATTCCTTACACAGCCTCCAACTTTGGTGTGTTTGTAAGTTCTCTaatttcaagaaagaaatgaagcagcCACGGCAGGGCATAGGggttcacatctttaatcctaacacCCATGAGACATAGAagatggttctctgtgagttcgaagccaccctGGATGTCCTttacctcctttcctcctccttctataaGAGAAGGACAGTAGTTGGCAAGGCCAAGCTGTGATGATCTTGTCCAAGGGGCCATAGATGATCAGATGAAGGTGGTGGCAGTTCTGCCTGGAGATAGTCTTGTATGGCACCTCTGCTCAAGCTTTACTCTGTTTACTTCCTGGTTTAAATGCTGTCAACAATAGATGCGAACACTCTTCTCACCAACTTGGCTGGTCGCCCCAAATTCTCATATGTATTTAGACTAGAGCTTGCCTCATGGGTTTGAAGTAAAAAAGACACCTTTTCATCTGAGcaccccccacatccccacactgACAGGAAGTCTAATTCCTTCtcccagaacagccagtgttccttAGGTGCAGTCCTGGAACTGAACAGTCCAGCCGTGGGTGGCTGTACCGACTTGATTGTGGTGTGGTGTTTAGAAGCGTTCTTTTGCCTGTTGATAAGCATAAGCTGGGAAtagctctctgtgtttctgtccccCACTTCACCTTCATGTCGGCCCCTCTCTCAGGCAGATTTCTGTATATCTAACTCTGTCCATCTCCCTGCCTATCTAAAGTTGTCTATTTAGCagatatctatctatttatctgtctatctatctatctatctatctatctatctatctatctatctatcatctacctatatctgtctgtctatatagCAGCCGATGACTATTTATTTCTATTAGCCCCCTTTGTTGAACCATCATTTAAAGAAAACACCAAACCATTGACTTTAAACTCACCTTGATCAAATGCTACATTCCCTGAGTGTGTGACTCACTTTGTGGCCTTACTTCTGTCCCACTCTTAGGGAGTGCTGGCCTATTCTCTTGCCTTCTTCCACAATCTAGAGTCCCAGGAATGAGGCCTGAACACCTGCATAGTCAGTTGGCTCTTCCCATCTTTAGAGTCTGTaacatttgttttccttattcttcctCAATCATTTACAGACTCTCCCTTTGTTACTTAACTCtcccaaaattttaaaattaattcagctTGCCACATCTTGTTAATTTCTTTAGTTGAAATTTACATTAAGTACCAATTCATGGAGAATTAAATTTGTGTCATACTGAGAATTATACTTATTATTTActtcattctttgtttgtttgtttgttttgagacagggtttctctgtgtaaccttggctgtcctggattcactttgtagaccaggctgtccttgaactcacagtgatccgcctgcctctgcctcccaagtactggaattaaaggcgtgcgctaccatgcccagctatttacttcattttttatatCTTTGAGAAGACATAGAAAAACTTCATGTATATTTTACTTGGTGGTGGTGAACCAAGCAGCCCTGATGAtctaggttggtttttttttttcttgtgttgagGCCTAAGCCAAGCAAAGCCTATGTGAAGGTTACCTTTCATTGTCGAGTTCACTGCAGGCAGAATCACGTACATTTAAAGGAGTCTGTCCAGAAGGATTTAACTAAGAAGGGAAACTCACCCTTCGTGTGGGTGATTTGACTGCACTGGGAGCCTTGACTGAACAAAAAGAAGCGAAACCCTGGCCTTTATCTCTCCCTACTTCCTGACTGAAGACCCAGCTGCCTCTTGCTTTTGCCATCATGCGTCCCCTGCCATGTTGGCCTGTTCTCTCAACCTGTGAGCCCAAATCAACCTTTCCTACCTCAGGTTATGTTTACAATTCATTTGtcacaataagaagaaaaaaaagtgacataGTGCATGTAAGAAAAGGAAGTGATAGGGTGTCCTCAATCTTCAGGTAGGGCCCGAGTCTATGCTTACATGGCAAGAGAGTCCCTGCCTATATAAGTAAGGCCCAGTCACAGAGGACCCTGTAAGAATGGGTAGGGGACACGCAGCcagggacccacaagaagaccgtGGAGGCACAAGAGCTTTGAAGAGTACTCTGCTTCTGGGAGAATGGGACAAAAGACAAGAAGTCCAGGTGGCCCTAGAAGCTGAAAGGAGAAGGATGCAGCCGCTCACCTGGAGCCTTTACAGAAACACAGGCCCCACTGACATTTGATTTCAGTCCAGTGAAAACCGTGTTAGACTCTGCCTTCCATGGAACAAAACTGCTCTGTTTTAAGCCACAACATTGGCAGTTCCTGTCCTAAGCAGCAGCAGAAATTGTCTTCCCTCATTTCAACGATTATcacaatatttaattttaacttaaagaATATGCTGACGAGGAGTGAGTCCTGCTGTACTGCGGCAGTGTAGAGGCCACAGTGCTGGTgataaaattcattcatttcctaGAACACTTTCCTAGTATCACTGTTAAAGCTCCTATTTGTCATTTCCAACGTCATTTTCCCCCTATGGGAGTTGAAATTTTCTTGATTCCTTGAATACAGAGTAATTTTGAATTGCATTTTGGATATTTTGAAAATGATCTGAGGGAACAATGATGCCCTTCTTCAGTAGGTAGTTGGTCACAGGCTGCGCTCAGGCTGCAGATTCCGAACCCTCTGTGGGTGGTGGTGTCAGTCTTGGTTCCACATCACAACTTTTGAAGTGGTGTTTGGATCTGTGCCTAGTGTCCTAGGGAgtttgtcattccctcaatctctgatacATCTCTATTCCGAAGCATTTTGTTCTCAGGATAAATCTTGggctgaaggttttgtgggtgggttggtgtccccaaccctccactgaaagtcactcctggctacaggaggtggagATTTCAGGCTTCATATCCTCCACTACTAAGAATCTCAGCTTGGGTCACCCCATAAACTTCCAGGAGCCTCCTGGTCCCAGGCTTGTCCCAAAGATGCCCCAGCCACTGatttccatccctcctccctctccccacacctgatcccacccacatcccccaccccactccatctcacccagttccctcccttgCCCAATCTCCAttgcctattttatttctccttctgagtgagcaTCCTCCTGTTAGCCCTCCTTGTTACCTAGCTTTTttggggtctgtggattgtagcatggttatcctgtactttatggctaacaACCTCTTATAAGCACATATCGTGTCTTTCAGAGTCTGCCCTAAGTCAATGAGGctcatcttttctagttttatccatttgcctggcaatgtcatgatgtccttgtttttaatagctgagcagtaatctattgtgtaaatggaccacagtttctgtatccattcttcggttgagggacttcccggttgtttccagattctgcttattatgaataaagctgctatgaacatagttgaacaaatgtccttataGTATGTTGGAGAATCTTTTGGGTGTATCTTTTGGgtggagtggtatagctgggtcttgaggtagaactactcccaattttctgagaaactgccaaactttccaaagtggttgtacaagtttgcacccccaccagcagtggaggagtgttctccttgctgCATACCTTTGCCAGCaggttctgtcacttgagtttttgatcttaggcattccggcgggtgtaagatggaataaaaCAGGTAAGCAATCTTATTTaacttgttctttttatttatttatattctactgaaaaaaaaaatgtttgctttgaaattattttagctgaaaaatacaaacatcttaggaggaaaggaaagaaaaccacaaagaaaataaacatgcttTTATTTCACAAACTTCTCATACCCTCATTTGTTCCCTAGTTTCCAAGATGAGAAAGTTTTCAGGCACCCACAGTAGTGCTATTTATAGAGGCATGGTCAGCTTCACAAAGAGGCCAATGAACCCTATCGTGGCAAATTCCACTGCCGGGCTGGATTTTCAACCCCCTCAGGTTGCTGCATCCTGTAGTCTGCTGAATCTGGTTCTTTTTGAACTTCCAACTTGGCTCAGCAAACTGTGCTACCTGAACTCTGACTGTCTGTAGGACGTCAGTTTATGAAGGGAGACAGCACAGGAGTGGACTGAGCCTACCAGAAACAGAAACTGGgcatctctgttttttttttttttattttaattttgttttatgccATGTGTACACAGACCCTTTGCATTTGAAAGTATGCACTATATAAATTTGTTAATTAtgcaaataatgtttttaattatctCTATTGTTTTTGATGATAGTCATattattttccccttccctttcatcTCACATTCCCCTTGTTGAACTTTGCTAAATTTATAAACTGCTTTTAAATTAATTGATGTTACATCAATACACATAtctgtatatttacatattcctAATTATCTAAGTTCAacctcaaaaacaagaaaaagatgtgTCACTCAAAGCCTTAGGTTTTTTTCCCAGAAattgcaaaatgaaataaaaatttaatttaaaaaaatagtgtagATATACATGACACAATATTTACCATCTAACCATTTTAAATCTGCAGTTCAGTGGTATCAGGCAAAGTAACATTGTTCTTTGtgtcaaaaaactaaaattctCTATTACTCATtagaaacttaatttttaaagatttatctgtgtatgtgtatgtgcatctctctattttttgaagatgcattttttattatttctttttaacacatacatttatattattacacataagtaaaataaaaatacatacagcaggaaaaacaatgagacaatcaggaattatataaatgttacagtgatgatgatttggctatttgtatttggcaaacttgaagtaaacattctttcctatcttgtggagtctaaaattctggataaaaatcaatatctatcatatctcatctctattaacttaaaacatctacctagacctaaaaacatcttaactcataaactactaagcttaactgtaaaactaaactatctggtctttaatcccaccagAGACTTacgaaggaataaaacttaattacccgagtgaaccggaagtgcaggttagcagcttccaaaatgaaaaaaatgacagagacagtttactgcctgaacattCACCcaaaaactttctataatgttggagcatcatcttcagtattctggcccagtatatctgacagacattttcgatgcaggaactattgaggacttgcttaccctgtcttggcagagtttggctgtcaactctgcctgcatccaagcttgcccatttttaggcagcattgtctgtggcagaaacaaggctGGTTATTTtcttgcctgtgtgcacatgtctgtgcagCATTGCCTGtctagtgcccacagaagccagaagaaagtgcTGCATTCCCTAGGCCTGGAGTTCAGATGGTTTTGTGAGCTGCCGCGtaggttctggaaatcaaacctatgctctctgaaagggcagcaagtgctcttaaccactgaaccatttctccagtgcCAACATGATTACTTCCTGCCAAGGAATTTCTCCTCCTGCCATCTTCCATGTTTATCTACTTTCATCTTTATCTCCACCTTTCTTCTATCCCCTCTCTATGCCATGACctccatctctctcacacacacaagagtGTTTGCGCACAGATGCATTCAGACAGCACAGTTCATGTttgtctctcactttctcttcctgacCATTTCTCACATTGACAGAAGAAGCAGAAGTCCCCCAATTCATATATCACTCTCCCCACTctcagggctgctgctgctgctgacatgcTGATAGCCCACCTAGGACCCTTAGACAGGAAATAGCCTCATGTCCAGGGAAGCAGCTAGAAGAAATCTGTTGAAAAATactcaacaggaaaaaaagaagaagaagaaaaatattcaacagGATCAGATCTCTATACGAAGTTAATAtccaaaaagaaaagttaatatccaaccaaaataaatctctccTTCCACTGGCCACAGAGAACAAAAGCAGCCTCCACTCTGGTGTACCTTCAAGATGGCTACAGGTGAGGCTCCACGGCACCATAGCAGAGCCCATATTTTACCACTTCTCTATATTATGAAACTGATAAGTAAAAAAAAAGCACATCGGGGAGGGTGGCACACGTGAGGAAAGCACGTTGGCAAGAGACTTGGACCTGGCGTTGCTCTTTTATCACAGAAAGGCAGCCCCGGGGGTGGGACGGATGCCAcaagacaccctcacacagaaagGCAGCCCCGGGAGTGGGACGGATGCCACAAGACACCTTCACACTTCTTTACATTCTTTGTTCAACAGGGTGAACTCGCCGTTCCAGGGAAGCGCTCCTACCAGAAAGCTGCAGTTCACGCTCTGAAAAAGACAACAGCAATGAACATCAGCAGCATACCAAAAAGAACAGAACTGCCCTGCTCTTAGGTGTTAGCCTAAGAATATGCTAGAAGACAGGTCACCAACTGCTCTGAAACTCCAAAGAGCCCAGCAGGAAATATAAACTGAAAATCATGATCAGCCAAAAAACAGCAAGTGACAAAGCAGATATGTGAGATGACATCAGGACACACTCGGGGCTGACATATGTGTCCTAGCAAGTGCCTACTATTGTCTGGACATGATAGCCCTTTTTAAACTTGACTGTGCAGAGACAGCATCAGCCAAACACAGTGGGGCCCACTCTGCTCAGTGCACTGGCAGTGTCCTGCTCCATATGTACAGCAGAGGCTCTTAAAATGTCCTCTGGGAACTTAGAATGAAAATCCTACAAGTGAGACACAGCCATCTTCAGGCAGAGCCTCTGTGTGATTCTAATGGTTTTTCAGGTTAGAGAACCACCAgtgtaaagaaaagagagaaggctCTACAAAATCAGGCCCTTCGCCAGCCTCAGCTTCACTGTGGAATGGACTTTTAGATCAAGAAGTACAGGCTGAGCCCAAAAAAGCCTCCTAACCAGACTGGCCATTTCATGGGCTACAACCTCCTCTTCAAAACCCATGCTTGAGCCCCAGAAGCTATAAGCCAAGGGCGCTCTGAGGAGCTCTCAGATGATACACACGTGATATGGGAGAATGGATACTGTAGATTCCTCACCTACAAGGTGAGCCAAGTCTGAGATGGTCTGTGCTTAAAAGATGAGATCGTGTCTGGTCTAGATATTGCCAAATCCCCAGCACATAGAATAGGCTTGCTGCAGATGAACAGTACCTTGCTAAAAAGTTTAGATGAGTACATCATCAGACTTCCTTCATGCCTGCACAACACGAATGAGTCACTTCACCAGAGGGGCAAGCTAGTCTCTGTCCAAGCTAGGACAGACTTTCAGTGAACATAGGTCAATAGTTTCTCCTACATCCAAAGTCCAGAGTTGGTGGGAGCCTTGGAGTAGGAGTGGCTTGATGATATCCTGTGTCTTCTGCTCTGAGGGTGCCAAGGTGGACCTTTTGAGACTCTTCACGGGGAGCAGTCCAGACCTCCTAGAGAGTCTGGGCACCCTAAGATTTCCAACTACCTAGAAGCCTTGATAACTCTAGATAGGACTTGAAGTCACTTAGGGCTGTCATGGGTGGCTCATTTGTCACTCACCTTTTCCAGTTTGGAGTTTTTTTGAGTGAAGCAGTTTTCAGTATTGTTCAAAGGTTTTTTGCAATTGCTGCGGGAGATCTGAACGTCAATGAGGTATTCCATGCGGTCTGTGATCTGTCAATAAGCAGTGAGGCAATTTGAGTTAAAAAATGTTTCGGTTTgacccacctacaaaacctttgaacaaaaatttaccctgcctacaagaagtgcagagataaagaaagagtatgggctgagggaatgaccaaccaatgcctggcccaacctgagacccatcccatgggagagaaccaacccctgacaccattga
This window harbors:
- the Cst11 gene encoding LOW QUALITY PROTEIN: cystatin-11 (The sequence of the model RefSeq protein was modified relative to this genomic sequence to represent the inferred CDS: inserted 2 bases in 2 codons) is translated as MENDGQIWKAPQLLLAIXVALVAFSYQGKRKTFISIKEVSAMEAYVKETLEYVTEEYNKESEDLYNFRILRILKIERQVTNHLEFHITVEMERTTCLKTENNLCDVQKGELFKKIKCYFSVYAVPWLERYKILXKNCTSSS